From the genome of Pseudomonas yamanorum, one region includes:
- a CDS encoding methyl-accepting chemotaxis protein, with the protein MQESLRETIRRISDSSSQLASASEELSCVTEDATRGLHQQSQEIEQAATAVNQMTAAVEEVASNAVATSQASRESDRIAQHGREQVHQTVLSIESLADDVTANATQVEDLAQKVYGISKVLDVIRSIAEQTNLLALNAAIEAARAGDAGRGFAVVADEVRALAHRTQQSTQEIEQMISGIQQGTDQAVSSMQQSNTRARSTLDIAKSAGTALEEIASAFTLINERNLVIASASEEQAAVAREVDRNLMNIRDLAQQTSAGANQTSAASQELSRLAVDLNTMVARFSV; encoded by the coding sequence ATGCAGGAGAGCCTGCGGGAAACTATTCGGCGTATTTCTGATTCGTCCAGCCAATTGGCGTCGGCTTCCGAAGAGCTCAGCTGTGTGACGGAAGATGCCACCCGTGGGCTGCATCAGCAGAGTCAGGAAATTGAGCAGGCGGCCACGGCGGTGAACCAGATGACGGCGGCGGTGGAGGAGGTGGCGAGCAATGCGGTGGCCACTTCACAGGCGTCCCGTGAGTCGGACCGTATTGCCCAGCATGGTCGCGAGCAGGTGCATCAGACGGTGTTGTCGATTGAGTCCCTGGCGGATGACGTGACGGCCAATGCGACGCAGGTGGAGGACCTGGCGCAGAAGGTGTATGGCATCAGCAAGGTGCTGGATGTGATTCGCTCGATTGCCGAGCAGACCAATTTGCTTGCGTTGAATGCTGCCATTGAAGCCGCGCGGGCCGGGGATGCCGGGCGTGGATTTGCAGTGGTGGCGGATGAGGTGCGGGCGCTTGCTCATCGGACCCAGCAGTCGACGCAGGAAATCGAGCAGATGATCAGTGGGATTCAGCAGGGGACTGATCAGGCGGTGAGCTCTATGCAGCAGAGCAATACTCGGGCGCGGTCGACGCTGGATATCGCCAAGTCGGCTGGGACGGCGCTGGAGGAGATTGCTTCGGCTTTTACGCTGATCAACGAGCGTAACCTGGTGATTGCCAGTGCCTCGGAAGAGCAGGCGGCGGTGGCGCGGGAGGTGGATCGCAATTTGATGAATATTCGCGATTTGGCGCAGCAGACTTCGGCGGGGGCGAATCAGACCAGTGCGGCGAGCCAGGAGTTGTCGCGGTTGGCGGTGGATCTCAATACGATGGTGGCTAGGTTTTCGGTGTAG